A DNA window from Anaerocolumna sp. AGMB13020 contains the following coding sequences:
- a CDS encoding IS3 family transposase produces MKEVNEKYGYPIHALCKLGGISRSAYYKWINRNIPACETENRRIADIIERIHEESPDKGYRRIRDDLERYHDIKVNDKRVLRICRNRNIKSTIKYSSNGCTRQAVNPYYIAENLLNREFKADAPNRKWLTDVTEFHYYIGIEKHKVYLSAIFDLYDRRIVSYIIRDNNNNSLVFDTFDAAIETNPGVCPLFHSDRGFQYTNRIFRSKVESAGMTQSMSRVAKCIDNGPMEGFWGIIKRERYYGKRFTSKKAVVEMIEKYMKYYNNKRLQRNLGVLTPMEKHELYLQAA; encoded by the coding sequence ATCAAAGAGGTAAACGAAAAATACGGCTATCCTATACATGCTTTATGTAAGCTTGGTGGTATTTCCCGCTCTGCATACTATAAGTGGATAAACAGGAATATCCCCGCATGCGAAACCGAAAACAGGCGCATAGCAGATATCATTGAACGGATCCATGAGGAATCCCCAGATAAAGGGTATCGAAGAATCCGGGATGACCTGGAACGGTATCATGATATAAAAGTAAATGATAAACGCGTATTGAGAATCTGCCGGAATCGGAATATAAAATCAACAATCAAGTACTCTAGTAATGGATGTACAAGACAAGCAGTAAACCCATACTACATAGCAGAAAATTTACTCAACCGCGAGTTTAAAGCGGATGCACCCAACAGGAAATGGCTTACCGATGTAACTGAATTTCACTATTACATTGGCATCGAAAAGCATAAGGTCTATCTTAGCGCCATATTTGATTTGTATGACCGTCGGATTGTATCGTACATCATTCGTGACAACAACAATAATTCGTTAGTCTTTGATACATTTGATGCTGCGATTGAGACCAACCCAGGTGTTTGCCCACTATTTCATAGTGACAGAGGATTTCAATATACAAACAGGATTTTCCGTTCAAAAGTTGAATCAGCAGGAATGACTCAGAGTATGTCAAGAGTGGCAAAGTGCATTGACAATGGGCCAATGGAAGGGTTTTGGGGAATTATTAAAAGAGAGCGTTATTATGGAAAACGTTTTACGAGTAAGAAAGCAGTTGTTGAAATGATCGAGAAATATATGAAATACTATAACAATAAACGCTTACAAAGAAATCTAGGTGTATTAACTCCGATGGAGAAACATGAGTTATATCTACAGGCAGCATAA
- a CDS encoding LytTR family DNA-binding domain-containing protein codes for MKITIDTIGKEQEEEIIIRCHEVTDEIVNCINSFKKQDKELIGYIENDIHRLYFGDVYYFEAVENKVFIYCQNGVYESKQKLYELEQMYENRRFFRCSKSTILNIEKITLVRPSISGRFEAILDNKEKVIISRQYVPQLKNKIGLGG; via the coding sequence ATGAAAATTACAATAGACACCATTGGAAAAGAGCAGGAAGAAGAGATAATTATTCGGTGCCATGAAGTAACGGACGAGATTGTAAACTGCATAAATAGCTTTAAAAAGCAGGATAAAGAATTGATAGGATACATAGAAAATGATATCCATCGCCTATACTTTGGCGATGTGTATTATTTTGAAGCGGTTGAGAATAAGGTTTTTATCTATTGCCAGAATGGGGTCTATGAATCGAAGCAAAAGCTATATGAGCTTGAGCAAATGTATGAGAATCGCCGTTTTTTCCGTTGTTCTAAATCGACTATTTTGAATATTGAGAAAATCACCTTGGTTCGGCCATCAATCAGTGGCAGATTTGAAGCAATTCTTGACAATAAAGAAAAAGTGATTATATCAAGACAATATGTACCACAGTTAAAAAATAAGATTGGGCTAGGAGGCTGA
- a CDS encoding DUF3021 family protein, protein MNKSNLFSKMLRNYFIIFSVIILLTAFLNPTQALTFRIIILAALFALAGNLTNLVYYSKKELSQKSRYIRKVIHFLLLEVVIVTLGNIIGQVSGVMQSTILALEVLLIRVLVVLIIWLIDRKTANDINKQLENMRTKRNE, encoded by the coding sequence ATGAATAAATCAAATTTATTTAGTAAAATGCTCCGTAATTATTTTATCATTTTTTCAGTTATTATATTATTAACAGCATTTCTTAATCCAACGCAAGCCCTTACCTTCAGAATAATTATCCTGGCAGCCTTATTTGCCCTTGCAGGGAATCTTACTAATCTGGTATATTATTCAAAAAAAGAGTTATCTCAAAAAAGTAGATATATTCGAAAGGTAATACATTTTCTTCTGCTGGAAGTTGTCATCGTTACCTTAGGTAATATAATAGGACAGGTATCTGGCGTGATGCAAAGCACCATATTAGCGCTCGAGGTTTTATTAATTCGTGTACTAGTCGTATTAATTATCTGGTTGATTGATCGCAAAACAGCGAATGATATCAATAAACAATTGGAAAACATGAGAACCAAAAGAAATGAATAG
- a CDS encoding alpha/beta hydrolase family protein, with amino-acid sequence MIGLIFLLIVVFEISFTSYCLFTKSINIKLKSYTRLFTFIIFLILSILQVIEWSMRWYLLGALLLFLAVKSIYALTSTKINVKQIPPRKMILKAITRSLLFAVVLIPAFLFPQHKPLQPTGPFQVATAKFTFTSDTITDYFTGGKRQVNVGFWYPKDIDEKSPLLIFSHGAFGIKNSNFSAFEELASHGYVVCSIDHPGHSFYTVSSDGKRTIVDKAYMSEVINSNRKAYYTNAEKNELIKKWMNIRTEDINLTIDSILKNAKEANTSNNTQFQNDDTRKLYHSIDCDKIGVFGHSMGAAASVQMGRTRNDVSAVINIDGPYFSEMTYDANLDEFIATREQYNTPILNIYSDQVWVQLKDGTDTGVYAGNKISNQICKESYDVYLKGTKHLTLTDLSLSSPFLATVLNGEVAKVDARKSIELENRIILEFFNATLKKEGKFTAEGIYE; translated from the coding sequence ATGATAGGTTTGATATTTCTGTTAATTGTAGTGTTTGAAATTTCATTTACGAGTTATTGTCTATTTACAAAATCCATAAACATCAAATTAAAAAGTTATACACGCCTTTTTACTTTTATAATTTTTCTGATTCTTAGTATACTGCAAGTGATTGAGTGGAGTATGCGTTGGTATCTACTAGGTGCTTTATTATTATTTCTAGCTGTAAAGAGTATCTATGCATTAACTTCAACGAAGATAAATGTAAAGCAAATTCCTCCGCGTAAGATGATTCTAAAAGCTATCACAAGGAGCTTGCTTTTTGCCGTTGTACTAATACCGGCTTTTCTGTTTCCGCAACATAAGCCTTTGCAGCCTACTGGACCATTCCAAGTTGCCACAGCCAAATTCACTTTTACAAGCGATACCATTACAGATTATTTTACTGGTGGTAAAAGGCAGGTGAATGTCGGTTTCTGGTATCCTAAGGATATCGATGAAAAATCTCCTTTGCTAATATTCTCTCATGGTGCGTTTGGGATAAAAAATAGCAATTTTTCTGCTTTTGAGGAGCTAGCCAGCCATGGCTATGTGGTTTGCTCAATTGATCATCCTGGGCACTCTTTTTATACGGTGTCATCAGATGGTAAAAGAACAATTGTTGATAAGGCATATATGAGTGAAGTTATAAACTCCAATAGGAAGGCTTACTATACCAATGCTGAAAAAAACGAATTAATAAAGAAATGGATGAACATACGTACAGAGGATATTAATCTGACGATTGATAGTATACTGAAGAATGCAAAGGAAGCAAATACGTCTAATAATACACAATTCCAGAATGATGATACCAGGAAACTTTATCATAGTATAGATTGCGATAAAATAGGTGTGTTTGGACATTCCATGGGTGCAGCTGCAAGTGTGCAGATGGGAAGAACGCGTAACGATGTAAGCGCTGTAATAAATATAGATGGGCCATATTTTAGTGAGATGACCTATGATGCTAATCTGGATGAATTTATTGCCACCAGGGAACAGTATAACACACCAATTCTTAATATTTACTCAGACCAGGTATGGGTACAGTTAAAGGATGGTACTGATACGGGTGTCTATGCAGGCAATAAAATATCCAATCAAATATGCAAGGAAAGTTATGATGTATATCTGAAGGGCACGAAACATTTAACCCTGACAGATTTATCTTTAAGCTCCCCTTTTCTAGCTACCGTACTAAACGGAGAAGTTGCTAAGGTTGATGCAAGAAAGTCTATTGAGCTTGAAAATAGAATTATATTAGAGTTTTTTAATGCTACATTAAAAAAAGAAGGAAAGTTTACGGCAGAGGGGATATATGAGTAG
- a CDS encoding ParA family protein, with translation MCEIIAVANQKGGAGKTTTTKNLGRALTENGKRVLEVDFDPQFSLSTSLGYTNTDSEQFTIGDLMDRAIEMKELPGKEEYIKHTEHFDILLSNIVLSSTELKLVGIMEREYILKSILDELREDYDYILIDCNPSLGMLVINALAACDCVIIPVDSNYLASKGLELFLRTFIRILKRINTKLYIKGILLTKFNGLTNISKKTFRNINEAYGSGINIFETKIPTSVKVGESDDEGLSIIDFAPENPVAIAYKELAKEVINYVRQ, from the coding sequence ATGTGTGAAATCATTGCAGTTGCAAATCAGAAAGGTGGAGCAGGTAAGACTACCACAACAAAGAATTTAGGACGGGCTTTAACTGAAAATGGAAAGAGGGTATTAGAAGTTGATTTCGATCCCCAGTTTAGTCTTTCGACATCATTGGGTTATACCAATACCGATAGTGAGCAATTTACAATAGGGGATCTCATGGATCGAGCTATCGAAATGAAGGAGTTACCAGGTAAAGAGGAATACATTAAACATACCGAGCATTTTGACATATTATTGAGCAATATAGTTTTATCATCAACCGAATTAAAGCTGGTGGGTATAATGGAGAGAGAATACATACTTAAAAGTATACTTGACGAATTAAGAGAAGATTATGATTATATACTCATTGATTGCAACCCTTCTTTGGGTATGCTGGTTATTAATGCTCTGGCAGCTTGTGATTGTGTAATAATTCCGGTAGATAGTAATTACTTGGCATCGAAAGGTTTAGAATTGTTTCTACGAACCTTCATTAGAATATTAAAAAGAATTAATACAAAATTATATATAAAAGGTATTCTACTTACAAAATTTAATGGACTAACTAACATATCTAAAAAAACATTTAGGAATATAAATGAAGCATATGGATCTGGTATTAATATTTTTGAAACGAAAATTCCTACTTCTGTAAAAGTTGGTGAATCTGATGATGAAGGATTAAGTATCATTGATTTCGCCCCTGAGAACCCTGTAGCAATAGCGTATAAGGAATTAGCCAAGGAGGTCATCAATTATGTCCGACAATAA
- a CDS encoding ParB N-terminal domain-containing protein, which produces MSDNKLTALDALFGELKETKSDDKDKVMKANVKYLIPFKNHPFKLYTGRKFDEMVRSIKEFGILQPIIVRTFISDSVQFKDQTIETNKYEILAGHNRWNAAIAAELDEVPIVIMEGLSDEEAMLVVIETNLLQRSFADLSYSERALVIDEHYKSLKSQGRRTDIINQVKEILDSKNSIEDETCGHDVHKSNSRDQVGEEYNLDGRTIARYIRINKLCVGLKKFIDEKSISFTAGEQLSYLSEENQLYLVDILNNSKLKVSPVKAAALRKLEEANNLDEDGIKNVMVENENKQEKTALQGIKVKPNIVKKYFKENQSAKEVENIIDKALEFYFSHNKE; this is translated from the coding sequence ATGTCCGACAATAAATTAACCGCATTAGATGCTCTGTTTGGTGAATTAAAAGAGACTAAAAGCGATGATAAAGACAAGGTTATGAAAGCTAATGTTAAATACCTTATACCTTTTAAAAATCATCCGTTTAAGCTTTATACAGGGCGAAAGTTTGATGAAATGGTGCGTAGTATTAAAGAGTTCGGCATACTGCAGCCAATCATAGTAAGAACATTTATAAGTGATTCAGTTCAATTTAAAGATCAGACTATTGAAACAAATAAATATGAAATATTAGCTGGACACAATCGTTGGAATGCAGCAATAGCCGCTGAATTAGATGAAGTACCAATTGTTATTATGGAAGGGCTTTCAGATGAGGAAGCAATGTTAGTTGTTATTGAAACTAATCTTTTACAAAGATCATTTGCAGATTTAAGTTATTCAGAAAGAGCCTTAGTGATAGATGAGCACTACAAGTCATTAAAATCTCAAGGTAGACGGACTGATATTATTAATCAAGTTAAAGAAATACTTGATTCTAAGAATTCTATTGAAGATGAAACTTGTGGACATGATGTCCACAAGTCAAATTCTAGGGATCAAGTAGGAGAAGAATATAATTTAGATGGAAGGACAATAGCCAGATACATAAGAATCAATAAGTTATGTGTTGGGCTTAAGAAGTTTATTGATGAAAAAAGCATTAGTTTTACAGCAGGTGAACAATTATCTTATTTAAGTGAAGAAAATCAACTTTATCTAGTTGATATTCTTAATAATAGTAAACTGAAGGTCAGCCCAGTTAAAGCGGCAGCTCTTAGAAAACTAGAAGAAGCCAATAATCTGGATGAAGACGGAATTAAAAATGTAATGGTAGAAAATGAGAACAAACAAGAAAAAACAGCATTACAGGGAATTAAGGTTAAACCCAACATTGTAAAAAAGTATTTTAAGGAAAATCAATCGGCCAAAGAAGTTGAGAATATTATTGATAAAGCTTTAGAATTTTACTTCTCACATAATAAAGAATAA